Genomic window (Pseudomonas sp. L5B5):
GGACATCGGCATCGAACAGGCCGTGGACGGTATCGTGCTTGAGCAGGTGGGCATTGATAGCGCTGTCTCCGAGATCATTGATGGCGACGACCTGCAGATCCTGGCGATAACCTTGGGTATAGAGTGCGCGCAGGACGTTGCGGCCGATGCGGCCAAAACCATTGATTGCGATTCGAAGAGTCATGGGTAAACGCCTGTCGGTGAATTTGTTGTTGGAATTACAAGATTATTCGCATAGAAATAGAAAACAAGCCTTTTTAGTGGCAATATTTTGTCTTATCTACAACGAGTGACCTGAATCAACTGGTCCGAATGGTCAGGAATTCCCTCCGCTGTCCCCCAGTGGCGGGCCTTCCACCAGCATAGACAAACAGGTCGCCACATCCGTTAGCCTGGAGTTCTACACATGCATCCCCGCGTTCTTGAGGTCACCGAACGGCTCATCGCCCGTAGTCGCGCCACTCGCCAGGCTTATCTCGCCCTGATCCGCAGTGCCGCCAGCGACGGCCCGCAGCGCGGCAAGCTGCAATGTGCGAACTTCGCCCACGGGGTGGCCGGTTGCGGCACCGAAGACAAGCACAGCCTGCGGATGATGAACGCGGCCAACGTGGCGATTGTTTCGTCATATAACGACATGTTGTCGGCGCACCAGCCCTACGAGCATTTCCCCGAGCTGATCAAGCAGGCCCTGCGCGAGATCGGTTCGGTCGGCCAGTTCGCCGGGGGAACCCCAGCCATGTGCGACGGCGTGACCCAGGGCGAGGCGGGCATGGAGTTGAGCCTGCCCAGTCGCGAGGTGATCGCGTTGTCCACTGCGGTAGCGCTGTCGCACAACATGTTCGACGCCGCGCTGATGCTGGGTATCTGCGACAAGATCGTTCCGGGCCTGATGATGGGCGCGCTGCGCTTCGGCCACCTGCCGATGATCTTTGTCCCGGGCGGCCCCATGGTTTCCGGGATCTCCAACAAGCAGAAAGCCGACGTGCGCCAGCGCTATGCCGAAGGCAAGGCCACTCGCGAAGAGTTGCTGGAATCGGAGATGAAGTCCTACCACAGCCCGGGCACCTGCACCTTCTATGGCACCGCCAACACCAACCAACTGCTGATGGAGGTCATGGGCCTGCATTTGCCCGGTTCATCCTTCGTCAATCCCAACACGCCGCTGCGCGATGCCCTGACCTTCGAGGCGGCGCAGCAAGTCACCCGCCTGACCCGGCAGAGCGGCCACTTCACGCCCATCGGTGAAATCGTCGACGAGCGTTGCCTGGTCAACTCCATCGTCGCCCTGCACGCCACAGGCGGTTCCACCAACCACACCCTGCACATGCCGGCCATCGCCCAGGCCGCGGGCATCCAGCTGACCTGGCAGGACATGGCCGACCTGTCCGAGGTGGTGCCGACCCTGTCCCACGTCTATCCCAACGGCAAGGCCGACATCAACCACTTCCAGGCCGCTGGCGGCATGTCGTTCCTGATCCGCGAGCTGCTGGAGGCCGGCCTGCTGCACGAGGACGTCAATACCGTGGCTGGCCGTGGCCTGAGCCGCTACACCCGGGAGCCGTTCCTGGATAACGGCAAGCTGGTCTGGCGCGACGGCCCGATCGAAAGCCTCGATGAAAGCATCCTGCGTCCGGTGGCCCGGGCCTTTTCGCCGGAAGGCGGCCTGCGGGTGATGGAAGGCAACCTGGGGCGCGGGGTGATGAAGGTGTCCGCCGTGGCCCCGGAGCACCAGGTCGTCGAGGCGCCTGCCGTGGTGTTCCAGGACCAGCAGGACCTGGCCGATGCCTTCAAGGCGGGCCAATTGGAGAAGGACTTCGTGGCGGTGATGCGCTTCCAGGGGCCACGGTCCAACGGCATGCCCGAACTGCACAAGATGACCCCCTTCCTGGGCGTGCTGCAGGATCGTGGCTTCAAGGTGGCCCTGGTGACCGACGGGCGCATGTCCGGCGCCTCGGGCAAGATTCCGGCGGCGATCCACGTCAGCCCCGAAGCCCAGGTCGGCGGCGCGCTGGCACGGGTACGGGACGGCGATATCATTCGTGTGGATGGCGTAAAAGGCATCCTGGAGCTTAAGGTGGACGCCGAGGAGTTCGCCGCCCGTGAGCCGGCCAAGGGGTTGCTGGGCAACAACGTCGGCACCGGTCGTGAACTCTTCGCTTTCATGCGCATGGCCTTCAGCTCGGCAGAGCAGGGCGCCAGCGCCTTTACTTCTGCCCTGGAGACGCTGAATTGAAACTGGCCCTGGTCGGTGACATCGGAGGCACCAACGCGCGGTTCGCGTTGTGGAAAGACCAACAGCTGGACGCGATCCAGGTTCATGCGACCGCGGACTACAGCTGCCCGGAGGACGCCATCAAGGCTTACCTGCAGGAACAGGGTATCGCCCTGGGCGCGGTGGGATCGGTATGCCTGTCGGTGGCCGGCCCGGTCAGCGGCGACGAGTTTCGCTTCACCAACAATCACTGGCGCCTGAATCGCCAGGCGTTCTGCCAGGCCTTGCAGGTCGAGCGCCTGCTGCTGGTCAACGATTTCTCGGCCATGGCCCTGGGCATGACCCGGCTGCAACCGGATGAGTACCGGGTGGTCTGCCAAGGCACTGCCGAGCCGCTGCGCCCGGCGGTGGTGATCGGCCCGGGCACGGGCCTCGGGGTAGGGACTTTGCTGAGCCTGGCCGATGGCCGCTACCTGGCTCTGCCGGGTGAGGGTGGCCATGTCGACCTGCCCTTGAGCAGTCACCGGGAAACCCAGCTCTGGCAGCACATCCATGACGAGATCGGCCATGTCAGCGCCGAGACCGCCCTCAGTGGCGGCGGCCTGCCGCGGGTGTACCGGGCGATCTGCGCGGTGGACGGCCATGAGCCGCGCCTGGACACCCCCGAGGCGATTACCGCTGCGGGCCTGGCCGGCGACCCCATCGCCCGGGAGGTGCTGGAGCAGTTCAGTTGCTGGCTGGGCCGGGTCGCCGGCAACAACGTGCTGACCACCGGCGGCCGGGGCGGGGTGTACATCGTCGGCGGAGTGATCCCGCGGTTTGCCGACTTTTTCATCCAGAGCGGCTTTGCCAAGAGCTTCGCCGACAAGGGCTGCATGAGCGACTACTTCAAGGGCATCCCGGTGTGGCTGGTGACCGCACCCTATTCTGGGCTGACCGGCGCCGGCGTGGCCCTGGAGCAGGCATAATCGTCCTCCATTCATGACAACAACAAAGGACGGCATGGGTGACTTCAGTCAGTAGGTCGATCTTGTTGGTCGACGACGATCAGGAAATCCGCGAGCTGCTGGAAACCTACCTCAGCCGCTGTGGTTTCCAGGTGCGCAGCACGGCCGATGGCGCGGGTTTTCGCCAGGCGCTGAACGAGGCGCCCAGCGACCTGGTGATCCTCGATGTGATGCTGCCCGACGAAGACGGTTTCAGCCTGTGCCGCTGGATTCGCCAGCACCCCAAGCGCAGCCAGGTGCCGATCATCATGCTCACCGCCAGCTCCGACGAGGCCGACCGGGTCATCGGCCTGGAGCTGGGGGCCGATGACTATCTGGGCAAGCCGTTCAGCCCCCGCGAGCTGCAGGCGCGGATCAAGGCCCTGCTGCGCCGCGCGCAGTTCGTCCAGGAGCGGGTGGCGGGCGAGGTGCTGTGCTTCGATGAATGGCGCCTGGACGTGATCAGCCATCGCTTGTTCCACGTCGATGGCGAAGAGGTCATCCTCTCCGGCGCCGATTTCGCCCTGCTCAAGCTGTTCCTCGACCATCCCCAGGAAATCCTCGATCGCGACACCATCGGCAACGCTACTCGCGGACGCGACCTGATGCCCCTGGATCGCATCGTCGACATGGCCGTCAGCCGTCTGCGCCAGCGCCTGCGGGACACGGAAAAACCCCCGCGGCTGATCCGTACGGTGCGGGGCAGCGGTTACCAGTTGGCGGCCAATGTGGTGGCCGGCAATGGTCACTGAGACCCTGCGCAGGGTATTGCCACGGGTGCCGATGCCCCGTTCGCTGTTGGGGCGGATGCTGTTGCTGACGCTGTTGGCGGTGCTGCTGGCCCAGGCCCTGTCCAGCGTGATCTGGGTCTCGCAGCTGCGGGCCACCCAGCTCGAAGGCCTGGTGACCAGTGCTCGCAGCCTGGCCCACTCGATGACGGCCAGCGTCAGTTATCTGCGTTCGTTGCCGGTGGCGTACCGCCCGCTGGTGCTCGACCAGTTACGCAGCATGGGCGGCACCCGGTTTGTCGTGACCCTCAACGACAAGCCCTTGGACATGCAGCTATTGCCGGTCACGCCGCGCAAGGAGGCGGTATTGCGGGCGGTGGAACAGGTGCTGCGCCAGTCCCTGGGTACGGATGCGGATATTTCCGTGACCTTCGTACGGCCCGATGACCTGCGGATCTTCAATGGCGGCCTGAAGCTCGACGAACTGCCGCGCTCCTGGGCCCACTACGCCCTCACCCTGGAACCGGTGAACCCGCCGGTGCTGGTGACCCAGATCCAGATGGCCCCGGGCGAGTGGCTGTACATCGCCTCATTGCTGCCTGAACCCTATACCAGCCTCGAAGAGCAGGGCCTGCCGGCGCAGCAGGTGTGGTTCATCCTGCTGACCAGCAGTTTCCTGCTGCTGTTCATCGGCCTGCTGGTGCACTGGCAGAGCCGGCCCCTCAAGCGCCTGGCCCGGGCGGCCCGGGAGCTGTCCCTGGGGGCCGATGTACAGCCGGTGGCACTGGGCGGTGGCAGTGAAGTGGTGGAGGTGGGGCGGGCCTTCAACAGCATGCGCGAGCGCATCAGTCGCTACCTGACCGAGCGCAGCCAACTGTTCAGCGCCATCTCCCACGACTTGCGCACCCCCATCACCCGCCTGCGCCTGCGTGTCGAGCTGCTGGAGGACGAACAGCTGCAAGTCAAGTTCGGCCGCGACCTGGACGAGCTGGAGTTGCTGGTCAAGGGCGCACTGCAGTGCGTCAAGGACACCGATATCCACGAGAACATCGAGCCGGTGGACCTCAACCAGGTACTCGATTGCCTGGTGGAGCCCTACCTGGCGCCCAGCGGCAACGGGCGAGTGACCCAGCAGGGCCGGGCCCTGGCCAGTTATCCGGGCAAGCCCCTGGCGCTCAAGCGCTGCATGGGCAACCTGATCGACAACGCCCTCAAGTACGGGCAGAACGCCCACCTGCACATCGAAGACGACGCCAGTGCCTTCATCCTGCATGTGGACGATGAGGGCCCTGGTGTGCCCGAGCAGCGGCTGGAGCAGGTCTTCGAACCGCACTTTCGCCTGGCCGGCCAGCAGCAGGGCTACGGCCTGGGCCTGGGCATCGCCCGCAACATCGCCCACAGCCATGGTGGCGAAGTCAGCCTGCAGAACCTGCGCGAAGGCGGCCTGCGCGTGACCCTGTACCTGCCTCGTTCCGCGGACTGAACAACTCTTCTCCTCCTGTAGCAGCGAGGTTTGCCTGCGAAGCGTCATGCCTGGCACGGCGCGTTATCGTTCATCGCGAGCAAGCTTCGCTCCTACCGGCGTCCGGTTGTTTGTCACGGCCTGGTGACATTTGCCGTGTGCTTCGTTACCTGGGGCGAACATCGGCTTGATTAGACTCAAGCCTTCGACAAGAACAACAACAGGTCGCCCATGGAACCTCTCTCCCTGCCGTTCAGCAGTTGGCTGAACGCTCCCGCCCATCACCACTGGCTGGCCGCCGAGGGTCTGCGCCTGCTGGACTTCGCCAAGGCCTCGCGACTTGCCGAGGGCTTCGGCAACCTGGATGCCCGGGGTTGCCTGCCCGCTGGCGCCCTGGCTGAAACCATGAATACCGCCCGCATGACCCACAGCTTTGCCATGGCCCATGTCCAGGGCCTGCCGGGGTTTGCCGACCTGGTGGATCACGGCATCGCCGCCCTGGCAGGTCCCCTGCGCGACGCCGAGCACGGTGGCTGGTTCGCCATGGCCGGCCAGGCGGACGGCAGTGGCATCAAGGCGGCTTACCTGCACGCTTTCGTCGCCCTGGCCGCAAGCTCGGCAGTGGTGGCCCGGCGCCCTGGAGCCGAGGCCTTGCTGGAAGAGGCGATCGGCATCATCGAGGCGCATTTCTGGAGCGAGCACGAGGGGGCGATGATCGAGTCCTTCAGCCGTGACTGGAGCGAGCAGGAAGCCTATCGCGGGGCCAACAGCAACATGCACGCTACCGAAGCCTTCCTCGCCCTGGCCGATGTCACCCAGGACCCGCGCTGGCTGAACCGGGCGTTGCGGATCGCCGAGCGACTGATCCATGGGCATGCCGCCGCCAACGATTTCATGGTGGTCGAGCATTTCGACCTCCAGTGGCAACCCTTGCGCGACTACAACCGGGACTTCCCCGCCGATGGTTTCCGCCCCTTCGGCACCACGCCGGGCCACGGTTTCGAATGGGCACGCTTGCTGCTGCACCTGGAGGCTTCGCGGGTCCAGGCCGGAATGCTGACCCCTGGCTGGCTGGTGCTGGACGCCCAGCGCCTGTTCGAGAGCAACTGCCGCAACGGCTGGAACGTGGATGGTGCCCCAGGCATCGTCTACACCCTGGACTGGGAAAACCGCCCTGTGGTGCGCCAGCGCCTGCACTGGACTCACGCCGAGGCCAGCGCCGCCGCCAGCGCTCTGCTCAGGCGCACCGCAGAGGAGCGCTACGAGACCTGGTACCGGCGTTTCTGGGAGTTCTGCGACGTGCAGTTCATCGATCGCGAGTTCGGCAGCTGGCACCACGAACTGGGTCTGGACAACCGTCCTGCGGCAGAAATCTGGGGCGGCAAGCCGGATCTTTATCACGCCTGGCAGGCCGTGCTGATTCCGCGCCTGCCCCTGGCGCCGAGCATGGCCTCGGCCCTGGCCCAGGGCTCTGTTTCGGGGACTGTGTAACCATGCGGTGACATTTCTCCATCGCTTCGTTACCCGGGCGCTGGACTAGGCTGTTTAGACTCGTTTGCAGCGCAAGCACCAGACTTGCATGCATAACAACAAGAAAGGTACTTCAGATGAATGCGATTTCTCGCCTCGCCACTGTCATTTCCCTTGCCTCCCTGTTTCCCCTGAGCGCCCTGGCTGCCGACTCCAAAGGTTCCGTGGAAGTGGTCCACTGGTGGACGTCGGGTGGCGAAAAAGCCGCGGTCGATGTCCTCAAGGCCCAGGTGGAGAAAGATGGCTTCACCTGGAAGGATGGCGCCGTGGCCGGCGGTGGCGGTTCCACCGCGATGACCGTGCTCAAGAGCCGTGCGGTGGCCGGCAACCCGCCCGGTGTCGCGCAGATCAAGGGGCCGGACATCCAGGAGTGGGGCAGCACCGGCCTGCTCAGCACCGATACCCTCAAGGACGTGGCCAAGAGCGAGAACTGGGACGGCCTGCTCTCGTCCAAGGTGGCCAACACCGTCAAGTACGAAGGTGACTATGTCGCCGTACCGGTGAACATCCACCGGGTCAACTGGCTGTGGATCAACCCCGAGGTGTTCAAGAAGGCCGGGATCGACAAGGCGCCCACCACCCTCGAAGAGTTCTATGCCGCCGGCGACAAGCTCAAGGCTGCCGGTTTCATTGCCCTGGCCCACGGTGGCCAGCCATGGCAGGACAGCACCGTGTTCGAGGACGTGGTGCTCTCGGTCATGGGCGCCGATGGCTACAAGAAATCCCTGGTGGACCTGGACCAGAAGACCCTTTCGGGTGCACAAATGACCAAGGTCTTCGCCGAGCTGAAGAAGCTTTCCGGCTACATGGACCCCAACCGCGCCGGGCGTGACTGGAACATCGCTGCTGCGGATGTGATCAACGGCAAGGCCGGCATGCAGATGATGGGCGACTGGGCCAAGAGCGAATGGACCGCGGCCAAGAAGGTGGCCGGCAAGGATTACCAGTGCGTGCCGTTCCCGGGTACCGACAAGGCCTTCACCTACAACATCGATTCGTTGGCAGTGTTCAAGCTCAAGGCCGATCGCAAGGGCGATATCGCCGCCCAGCAAGACCTGGCCAAGGTTGCCCTGGGCAAGGACTTCCAGAAAGTCTTCAGCATCAACAAGGGCTCCATCCCGGTGCGTACCGACATGCTCAACGACATGAGTGCCGAAGGTTTCGACTCCTGTGCCCAGGCGGCGGCCAAGGACTTCCTGGCGGACGAGAAGACCGGCGGCCTGCAGCCGAGCATGGCGCACAACATGGCCACCTCCCTGGCGGTGCAGGGCGCGATCTTCGATGTGGTGACCAACTTCATGAACGACAAGGATGCGGACCCGGCCAAGGCCAGTGCGCAACTGGCGTCGGCGGTCAAGGCCGCGCAGTGAGGCCTGGGCCGCAGGCGTGCCTGCGGCCATTCCCGAAACGCTCTCCCTGGTAGGAGCGAGGCTTGCCCGCGAAGGTGGTGCATCGGTCGGTATCGACTTGAGTGTCGGTGCCCATTCGCGGGCGAGCCTCGCTCCTACGGATACTCACTCTTTCACACTGGATTATCCCCATGAGCTCTGTGGCGGTTTTCAGCAAAGCCTCGCCGTTGGATGCCTTGCAGCGCTGGTTGCCCAAGCTGGTGCTCGCGC
Coding sequences:
- the edd gene encoding phosphogluconate dehydratase, translating into MHPRVLEVTERLIARSRATRQAYLALIRSAASDGPQRGKLQCANFAHGVAGCGTEDKHSLRMMNAANVAIVSSYNDMLSAHQPYEHFPELIKQALREIGSVGQFAGGTPAMCDGVTQGEAGMELSLPSREVIALSTAVALSHNMFDAALMLGICDKIVPGLMMGALRFGHLPMIFVPGGPMVSGISNKQKADVRQRYAEGKATREELLESEMKSYHSPGTCTFYGTANTNQLLMEVMGLHLPGSSFVNPNTPLRDALTFEAAQQVTRLTRQSGHFTPIGEIVDERCLVNSIVALHATGGSTNHTLHMPAIAQAAGIQLTWQDMADLSEVVPTLSHVYPNGKADINHFQAAGGMSFLIRELLEAGLLHEDVNTVAGRGLSRYTREPFLDNGKLVWRDGPIESLDESILRPVARAFSPEGGLRVMEGNLGRGVMKVSAVAPEHQVVEAPAVVFQDQQDLADAFKAGQLEKDFVAVMRFQGPRSNGMPELHKMTPFLGVLQDRGFKVALVTDGRMSGASGKIPAAIHVSPEAQVGGALARVRDGDIIRVDGVKGILELKVDAEEFAAREPAKGLLGNNVGTGRELFAFMRMAFSSAEQGASAFTSALETLN
- a CDS encoding ATP-binding protein; this encodes MVTETLRRVLPRVPMPRSLLGRMLLLTLLAVLLAQALSSVIWVSQLRATQLEGLVTSARSLAHSMTASVSYLRSLPVAYRPLVLDQLRSMGGTRFVVTLNDKPLDMQLLPVTPRKEAVLRAVEQVLRQSLGTDADISVTFVRPDDLRIFNGGLKLDELPRSWAHYALTLEPVNPPVLVTQIQMAPGEWLYIASLLPEPYTSLEEQGLPAQQVWFILLTSSFLLLFIGLLVHWQSRPLKRLARAARELSLGADVQPVALGGGSEVVEVGRAFNSMRERISRYLTERSQLFSAISHDLRTPITRLRLRVELLEDEQLQVKFGRDLDELELLVKGALQCVKDTDIHENIEPVDLNQVLDCLVEPYLAPSGNGRVTQQGRALASYPGKPLALKRCMGNLIDNALKYGQNAHLHIEDDASAFILHVDDEGPGVPEQRLEQVFEPHFRLAGQQQGYGLGLGIARNIAHSHGGEVSLQNLREGGLRVTLYLPRSAD
- a CDS encoding AGE family epimerase/isomerase yields the protein MEPLSLPFSSWLNAPAHHHWLAAEGLRLLDFAKASRLAEGFGNLDARGCLPAGALAETMNTARMTHSFAMAHVQGLPGFADLVDHGIAALAGPLRDAEHGGWFAMAGQADGSGIKAAYLHAFVALAASSAVVARRPGAEALLEEAIGIIEAHFWSEHEGAMIESFSRDWSEQEAYRGANSNMHATEAFLALADVTQDPRWLNRALRIAERLIHGHAAANDFMVVEHFDLQWQPLRDYNRDFPADGFRPFGTTPGHGFEWARLLLHLEASRVQAGMLTPGWLVLDAQRLFESNCRNGWNVDGAPGIVYTLDWENRPVVRQRLHWTHAEASAAASALLRRTAEERYETWYRRFWEFCDVQFIDREFGSWHHELGLDNRPAAEIWGGKPDLYHAWQAVLIPRLPLAPSMASALAQGSVSGTV
- a CDS encoding response regulator, which produces MTSVSRSILLVDDDQEIRELLETYLSRCGFQVRSTADGAGFRQALNEAPSDLVILDVMLPDEDGFSLCRWIRQHPKRSQVPIIMLTASSDEADRVIGLELGADDYLGKPFSPRELQARIKALLRRAQFVQERVAGEVLCFDEWRLDVISHRLFHVDGEEVILSGADFALLKLFLDHPQEILDRDTIGNATRGRDLMPLDRIVDMAVSRLRQRLRDTEKPPRLIRTVRGSGYQLAANVVAGNGH
- a CDS encoding ABC transporter substrate-binding protein; this translates as MNAISRLATVISLASLFPLSALAADSKGSVEVVHWWTSGGEKAAVDVLKAQVEKDGFTWKDGAVAGGGGSTAMTVLKSRAVAGNPPGVAQIKGPDIQEWGSTGLLSTDTLKDVAKSENWDGLLSSKVANTVKYEGDYVAVPVNIHRVNWLWINPEVFKKAGIDKAPTTLEEFYAAGDKLKAAGFIALAHGGQPWQDSTVFEDVVLSVMGADGYKKSLVDLDQKTLSGAQMTKVFAELKKLSGYMDPNRAGRDWNIAAADVINGKAGMQMMGDWAKSEWTAAKKVAGKDYQCVPFPGTDKAFTYNIDSLAVFKLKADRKGDIAAQQDLAKVALGKDFQKVFSINKGSIPVRTDMLNDMSAEGFDSCAQAAAKDFLADEKTGGLQPSMAHNMATSLAVQGAIFDVVTNFMNDKDADPAKASAQLASAVKAAQ
- a CDS encoding glucokinase, with protein sequence MKLALVGDIGGTNARFALWKDQQLDAIQVHATADYSCPEDAIKAYLQEQGIALGAVGSVCLSVAGPVSGDEFRFTNNHWRLNRQAFCQALQVERLLLVNDFSAMALGMTRLQPDEYRVVCQGTAEPLRPAVVIGPGTGLGVGTLLSLADGRYLALPGEGGHVDLPLSSHRETQLWQHIHDEIGHVSAETALSGGGLPRVYRAICAVDGHEPRLDTPEAITAAGLAGDPIAREVLEQFSCWLGRVAGNNVLTTGGRGGVYIVGGVIPRFADFFIQSGFAKSFADKGCMSDYFKGIPVWLVTAPYSGLTGAGVALEQA